The Physeter macrocephalus isolate SW-GA unplaced genomic scaffold, ASM283717v5 random_1285, whole genome shotgun sequence genome window below encodes:
- the LOC114485362 gene encoding xanthine dehydrogenase/oxidase-like: MSSPQVMAAYRGTVSLSATGFYRTPNLGYNFEMNSGNAFHYFTYGVACSEVEIDCLTGDHKNLRTDIVMDVGSSLNPAIDIGQVEGAFVQGLGLFTLEELHYSPEGSLHTRGPSTYKIPAFGSIPTDFRVTLLRDCPNKKAIYASKAVGEPPLFLGASIFFAIKDAIRAARAQHTDNNTKELFRLDSPATPEKIRNACVDKFTTLCVTDVPENCKPWSLKV, from the exons ATGTCCTCTCCTCAGGTCATGGCTGCCTACCGGGGTACAGTGAGCTTGTCTGCTACTGGGTTTTACAG gACACCCAATCTTGGCTACAACTTTGAGATGAACTCAGGGAATGCTTTCCACTACTTCACCTATGGGGTGGCTTGCTCTGAAGTGGAAATTGACTGCTTAACAGGGGATCATAAG AACCTCCGCACAGACATCGTCATGGATGTTGGCTCCAGTCTGAACCCTGCCATCGACATTGGACAG GTGGAAGGGGCATTTGTCCAGGGCCTGGGCCTCTTCACCCTGGAGGAGTTGCACTACTCCCCTGAGGGGAGCCTGCACACCCGGGGCCCCAGCACCTACAAGATTCCTGCATTTGGCAGTATCCCCACTGATTTCAGGGTGACCCTGCTCCGTGACTGTCCCAACAAGAAGGCCATCTATGCATCCAAG GCTGTCGGGGAGCCGCCCCTCTTTCTGGGTGCCTCCATCTTCTTCGCCATCAAGGATGCCATCCGCGCAGCTCGGGCTCAGCACACAGATAATAATACGAAGGAGCTTTTTCGGCTAGACAGCCCCGCCACCCCGGAGAAGATCCGTAATGCCTGCGTGGACAAGTTCACCACCCTG TGTGTCACTGATGTACCAGAAAATTGTAAACCCTGGTCTCTGAAGGTCTGA